In the Candidatus Saccharibacteria bacterium oral taxon 488 genome, one interval contains:
- a CDS encoding thioredoxin reductase codes for MSKEVIIVGAGPSALTAAIYLSREDVPTTLYERGVVGGMAAITDQIDNYPGFAEGVTGMKLASELQQQAERFGAEIEYGDVTALKQVDGELELTVDSQPVRAKAVLLATGSNHRKLGVPGEDELYGRGVHYCATCDGAFYRDKCLIVVGGGNSAVQEAIFLTRYASHVDLLVRSKLRASDVLQRELQKYVDAGKITVHLGATTDEIIVKDDKFYGVKSTQDGEQKEFTADGLFVFIGLIPNTQFLKESDVELDLGGHIVTDEHLRTNVPGVFASGDVRSGATMQIASAVGEGAVAALQIREYLQEKAREE; via the coding sequence ATGTCTAAGGAGGTTATCATTGTCGGCGCTGGCCCAAGTGCGCTGACGGCCGCAATTTACCTATCGCGCGAAGACGTGCCGACAACACTATACGAACGCGGCGTGGTTGGCGGTATGGCGGCCATCACTGATCAAATCGATAATTATCCAGGGTTTGCCGAGGGTGTGACCGGTATGAAATTGGCGTCCGAGCTGCAGCAGCAGGCTGAGCGATTCGGTGCGGAGATCGAGTACGGCGACGTGACGGCCCTGAAGCAAGTTGACGGCGAATTGGAATTGACGGTCGATAGTCAGCCGGTGCGCGCCAAAGCGGTGCTGCTGGCGACCGGCTCAAATCACCGCAAGCTGGGCGTGCCGGGTGAAGATGAATTGTACGGCCGCGGCGTACACTACTGTGCGACGTGCGACGGTGCATTTTACCGCGACAAGTGCTTGATCGTCGTTGGCGGCGGCAACTCGGCGGTGCAGGAAGCGATATTTTTGACTCGTTACGCCAGCCACGTTGACCTATTGGTGCGCAGTAAATTACGCGCCAGCGATGTCTTGCAGAGGGAGCTGCAAAAATATGTTGATGCAGGCAAAATAACCGTCCACCTTGGCGCGACAACCGATGAAATTATTGTGAAGGACGACAAATTCTACGGCGTCAAATCAACCCAAGACGGCGAGCAAAAAGAATTTACTGCAGATGGATTGTTCGTCTTTATCGGCCTCATTCCGAACACGCAGTTCTTGAAGGAGTCAGATGTTGAGCTGGACCTCGGAGGACACATCGTCACTGACGAACACTTGCGTACCAATGTCCCCGGTGTCTTTGCCTCGGGCGATGTCCGTTCGGGTGCAACCATGCAAATCGCTTCGGCGGTCGGTGAGGGCGCAGTGGCGGCACTGCAAATTCGTGAATATTTACAAGAAAAAGCCAGAGAGGAGTAG
- a CDS encoding ABC transporter ATP-binding protein: MKPLIHMLRYARGMGRYYIGVSVSSVVVALTGIAVPFVISRATNLMVEVVEGGNVGIEQAIFLALVLLALDVTNTIVRNLGGYWGDVMATRLKQQLSTRYYHHLLGLPQSYFDGELTGTIINRLNRAITETTNFLNMFANNFFQMLLTTGITIGIVLMYSLELAIMVVIMYPLFMWLTALTSKKWQAFQNRKNHETDMASGRFAEVIAQIKVVKSYVRESLEYRHFAKRYRKTIAITRKQSRYWHSMDIVRGVVLSVIFFMIFAYIFVQTTERRFSIGDMVLLITLINNLRMPLFNMSFIVDNFQKALAGSRDFVGVMTLRPAIEDNRHAPELVVSRGAVEFRNVSFRYASAMQKPVLTDISFTLRPGEHVALVSESGGGKTTLTNLLMRLYQPDSGEIMIDDVAIDVVQQKSLRRHIATVFQEPALFSGTIRENIAYGADEPTDEQVIAAAKAANAHDFISELDKGYDTQIGERGLKLSGGQKQRIAIARAVLKDAPILILDEATSNLDSKSEHLVQQALERLMKGRTTLIIAHRLSTIATVDRIVTLKDGRVDEIGTPKQLAKSGGIYADLLKLQRTAGVGIDDELARYDIAVEGKH; encoded by the coding sequence ATGAAGCCGCTGATCCACATGCTCCGATATGCGCGCGGCATGGGCAGATACTACATCGGAGTTAGTGTCAGCTCGGTTGTCGTGGCGCTGACCGGCATCGCAGTACCGTTCGTGATTTCGCGGGCGACCAACTTGATGGTTGAGGTGGTTGAGGGCGGTAATGTAGGAATTGAGCAGGCAATTTTCCTGGCGCTGGTGCTACTGGCGCTTGACGTGACGAATACGATTGTGCGAAACCTTGGCGGTTACTGGGGCGACGTGATGGCCACGCGGCTCAAACAGCAGCTGTCGACGCGGTACTATCATCACTTGCTTGGCTTGCCGCAAAGTTATTTTGATGGCGAGCTGACCGGGACGATTATCAATCGCCTCAACCGGGCGATTACCGAAACGACGAATTTCCTGAACATGTTTGCCAACAACTTTTTCCAGATGCTGCTGACGACGGGTATTACCATCGGCATCGTTCTGATGTACAGTCTGGAGCTGGCGATCATGGTGGTCATCATGTACCCGCTGTTTATGTGGCTGACGGCGCTGACCAGCAAGAAGTGGCAGGCCTTTCAGAACCGTAAAAATCACGAGACAGATATGGCCAGCGGCCGGTTCGCCGAAGTCATTGCTCAGATCAAAGTTGTCAAAAGCTACGTCCGCGAGTCGCTCGAATATCGTCATTTTGCCAAGCGTTACCGCAAAACAATTGCCATTACGCGCAAGCAATCGCGCTACTGGCACAGCATGGACATTGTGCGCGGCGTGGTGCTGTCGGTCATTTTCTTCATGATTTTTGCCTACATTTTTGTGCAGACGACCGAGCGGCGCTTTTCGATCGGCGATATGGTGCTATTGATCACACTGATTAATAATTTGCGGATGCCGCTATTTAATATGAGTTTCATCGTTGATAATTTCCAGAAAGCTCTGGCCGGGAGTAGGGATTTCGTTGGTGTGATGACGCTGCGCCCGGCGATCGAAGATAACCGTCACGCGCCGGAATTAGTGGTGAGCCGCGGGGCGGTCGAATTTCGCAATGTCTCGTTTCGCTACGCCTCTGCCATGCAAAAACCAGTGTTGACCGATATCTCGTTTACGCTTCGTCCCGGTGAGCATGTCGCTCTCGTCAGCGAGTCGGGCGGCGGCAAGACCACTTTAACGAACTTGCTGATGCGCCTGTATCAGCCAGACAGTGGTGAGATTATGATTGATGATGTGGCAATTGATGTGGTGCAGCAAAAGAGCTTGCGTCGCCACATTGCCACGGTGTTTCAGGAGCCAGCGCTCTTTTCCGGCACAATTCGTGAAAATATCGCCTATGGCGCCGACGAGCCGACGGATGAGCAAGTGATTGCCGCCGCCAAGGCCGCCAACGCGCACGACTTCATCAGTGAGCTTGACAAAGGGTACGACACGCAAATTGGCGAGCGCGGCCTCAAGCTGTCCGGCGGTCAAAAGCAGCGCATTGCCATCGCGCGGGCGGTACTCAAGGATGCGCCAATTCTCATTCTCGACGAGGCAACGAGCAATCTCGACAGCAAGAGCGAGCATCTAGTGCAGCAGGCGCTGGAGCGGTTGATGAAGGGGCGGACGACGCTGATTATCGCTCACCGGCTAAGTACTATTGCCACAGTAGATCGAATTGTGACGCTAAAAGATGGCCGGGTCGACGAGATCGGTACGCCGAAACAGCTGGCGAAATCGGGCGGCATTTATGCTGATTTGCTCAAGCTACAGCGGACAGCCGGTGTGGGGATTGACGATGAGCTGGCACGCTACGACATTGCGGTTGAGGGGAAACATTGA
- the pheT gene encoding phenylalanine--tRNA ligase subunit beta → MKVSLNIIKQLINFELPPVDELVSRVNQQLGGVEEVIDLNAKYGGARIVRVVECVKHPDADRLSVTKIDDGGVVADVPRDESGLVQVVCGAPNVHADMWAIWLPPKSTVPASFDDDEPFVLDARPLHGVLSQGMLAAADELAIGTDHEGIVEIYEHDVPVGVELTAGASFAETFGLDDYVLDIENKMFTHRPDCFGQLGVAREIAGIFHQQFTSPEWYNVIQEFAGGDGLELEIFNEATEVVPVFSAVAIKNIEVQPSPLWLQCQLVAMGGRPINNIVDATNYIMLMTAQPTHAYDYDKLRGSTLGARLARDGEKVSLLNGKEYELKNDDIVIADGEGVIGLAGIMGGADTEVSNDTKNIVLECANFDMYALRRTAMRHGIFTDALTRFNKGQSPAQTDPVLKRLMGMTGGEQASPVLFKNHQSLRSVLADSMHWCGGLLVPSGFVEERLGVNFTDGEMNTLLGNVEFFVDEGREYSEDGMMVYSPFWRTDIELPEDIVEEVGRLYGFDKLPRQLPMRSIKSAPKNLRRELKNAVRRSLSRAGANEVLTYSFVHERILKNAEQDISQAYKLSNALSPDLQYYRLTVLPSLLDKVHTNIKAGHDEFALFEMGKGHSKMHGLGEDGLPEASQFTDIVYAAKKPGAGAPFYTIRRLVEQLAHDLGAELVFKPIEEELNFPVTAPFDQSRSALVETTDGQFIGMVGELKQSVIKNFKLPAYVAAASLDTAGLEAVYAKRDSHYQPLSRYPSTTRDISLKVPSAVKYQQLLQTLDEVVRDVDMAVRIEPLTIYQSEEDVAQKTITWRLTFTSLARTLADKDIAPVMQQIERVAKDAWGAEIV, encoded by the coding sequence ATGAAAGTCAGCCTAAACATTATCAAACAATTGATTAATTTTGAATTGCCGCCGGTAGATGAGTTGGTGTCGCGGGTCAATCAGCAGCTTGGTGGCGTCGAAGAAGTGATCGACCTCAACGCTAAATATGGCGGCGCACGAATCGTCCGGGTGGTTGAATGCGTCAAGCATCCTGATGCTGACCGGCTGAGTGTGACCAAGATTGATGATGGCGGTGTGGTAGCGGATGTGCCGCGCGATGAGAGCGGTCTGGTACAAGTGGTCTGCGGCGCGCCAAATGTGCATGCGGATATGTGGGCGATTTGGCTGCCGCCAAAAAGCACGGTGCCGGCAAGCTTTGACGACGACGAGCCGTTTGTGCTAGATGCGCGGCCACTGCACGGCGTGCTGAGTCAGGGTATGTTGGCGGCGGCCGACGAGCTGGCGATTGGTACGGATCACGAGGGAATTGTTGAGATTTATGAACACGACGTGCCGGTGGGCGTTGAACTTACGGCAGGTGCGAGTTTCGCGGAAACGTTTGGTTTGGACGACTACGTGCTGGACATTGAGAATAAGATGTTTACTCACCGGCCGGATTGCTTTGGGCAGCTCGGCGTGGCACGCGAGATTGCCGGGATTTTTCACCAGCAGTTTACCAGCCCCGAGTGGTACAATGTGATTCAAGAATTTGCTGGCGGCGACGGTCTTGAGCTCGAGATCTTCAATGAGGCGACTGAAGTAGTGCCGGTGTTTTCAGCGGTAGCCATCAAAAATATTGAGGTGCAGCCAAGTCCGCTGTGGTTGCAATGCCAGTTGGTGGCGATGGGTGGCAGGCCAATTAACAACATTGTCGATGCCACGAATTACATAATGCTCATGACGGCGCAGCCAACGCACGCCTATGATTATGACAAATTGCGCGGGTCTACACTCGGGGCGCGGCTGGCTCGTGACGGCGAGAAAGTCAGTCTGCTCAATGGCAAGGAATATGAGCTGAAGAATGACGATATCGTCATTGCTGACGGCGAGGGCGTGATTGGTTTGGCGGGAATTATGGGTGGTGCCGACACTGAGGTTTCAAATGACACCAAAAATATTGTCCTAGAATGTGCTAATTTTGATATGTATGCGCTGCGCCGCACGGCCATGCGCCACGGCATTTTTACCGATGCGTTGACGCGGTTTAATAAGGGTCAGTCACCGGCACAAACCGACCCGGTACTCAAGCGACTCATGGGTATGACTGGCGGTGAACAAGCTAGTCCCGTGCTGTTTAAGAATCATCAGTCTCTGCGGTCTGTGTTGGCTGATAGTATGCATTGGTGCGGTGGCCTGTTGGTGCCGAGTGGATTTGTTGAAGAGCGGCTCGGCGTAAATTTTACCGATGGTGAAATGAACACGCTGCTAGGAAACGTTGAGTTTTTCGTTGATGAAGGGCGCGAGTATAGTGAGGACGGCATGATGGTCTACAGCCCGTTTTGGCGCACCGATATTGAGCTACCTGAGGATATCGTTGAGGAGGTTGGCCGGCTGTATGGCTTTGATAAATTGCCGCGTCAATTGCCAATGCGCAGCATCAAATCAGCGCCGAAAAACCTGCGCCGAGAATTGAAAAACGCCGTTCGCCGTAGTCTGTCGCGTGCTGGTGCCAACGAAGTCTTGACCTACAGTTTTGTTCACGAACGCATCCTGAAAAACGCCGAGCAAGACATCAGCCAGGCATACAAATTATCAAACGCCCTCAGTCCTGATTTGCAATATTATCGCCTGACGGTATTGCCGAGTTTGCTCGACAAAGTTCACACCAACATCAAGGCCGGGCACGATGAGTTCGCTTTGTTTGAAATGGGCAAGGGTCACAGCAAAATGCATGGTTTGGGTGAAGATGGCCTGCCAGAAGCCAGTCAGTTCACGGATATTGTCTACGCTGCCAAAAAGCCGGGAGCGGGTGCACCATTTTACACGATTCGCCGCCTGGTTGAGCAGTTGGCTCATGACCTTGGCGCTGAGTTGGTATTCAAGCCAATTGAAGAGGAGCTCAATTTCCCAGTTACGGCACCGTTTGACCAGTCGCGCAGTGCACTGGTCGAGACGACTGACGGGCAGTTTATCGGCATGGTCGGTGAACTGAAGCAGTCGGTCATCAAGAATTTCAAATTGCCGGCGTACGTGGCAGCGGCGAGCTTGGATACGGCTGGCTTGGAGGCTGTCTACGCCAAGCGTGACAGTCATTATCAGCCACTCAGCCGCTATCCTTCAACGACGCGCGATATCTCGCTCAAAGTGCCATCCGCTGTCAAGTATCAGCAGCTACTACAGACGCTGGACGAGGTTGTACGGGACGTTGATATGGCGGTGCGAATTGAGCCACTCACTATTTATCAGTCTGAGGAGGATGTGGCGCAGAAAACGATAACATGGCGGCTGACGTTTACTTCACTCGCACGGACATTGGCGGATAAGGATATCGCGCCGGTGATGCAGCAGATTGAGCGGGTGGCCAAAGACGCGTGGGGCGCTGAAATAGTCTGA
- a CDS encoding HIT family protein: MNHTIFDDIVSGTVKSWKVWEDEQFLAFLTPFPNTPGVTVVIPKRNPGDYIFAIDETLYLEFMRAVRQVARLLERAFDTPRVALVFEGTGVAHVHAKLYPLHGDLAGRTDVWAENAEFHESYRGWLTTTEGPKMDEAELDRIQAQIIAAQG, from the coding sequence ATGAACCATACAATTTTCGACGACATTGTATCAGGCACCGTAAAATCATGGAAGGTTTGGGAGGACGAGCAGTTCCTGGCGTTTCTCACGCCGTTTCCAAATACCCCGGGGGTGACAGTGGTCATTCCAAAGCGCAACCCGGGCGATTATATTTTTGCGATTGACGAGACGCTGTATCTCGAGTTTATGCGAGCAGTGCGCCAGGTGGCGCGGCTGCTGGAGCGCGCGTTTGATACACCGCGGGTAGCGCTGGTATTCGAGGGGACGGGCGTGGCGCATGTGCACGCCAAGCTGTATCCGCTACATGGTGACTTGGCAGGGCGGACTGATGTCTGGGCAGAGAACGCAGAGTTTCACGAGAGCTATCGTGGTTGGCTGACGACGACCGAGGGGCCAAAGATGGATGAGGCCGAACTAGACCGGATTCAGGCGCAGATCATTGCTGCTCAAGGGTAA